In Formosa haliotis, the sequence TTTATTATCCTCTTTTTTTTGATTTGGGCATTTTTTAATCATTTTTTTGAAAGTTTAAACGAGGCCTTTAGAGCTATTCTTACCGGAGGAATTACGGCACTTTTAGCCCCTCGTGTTCAGAATGTTAAAACAGCAACTGGTGAAGAACATCAGCTACGATGGATTTTTCTAAAAAAGCCAATTACTATTTAACTTTAAGATTCTCGACAAACGTCTAGTATTCTATATATAATTTCTTAAAAGAAATGAAAGCGCATTCATGGATAAAAAAATAGGATTAAGAGAAGCGATATCTATAGGCATTGGAGGTATGGTAGGTGGTGGTATTTTTGCCGTGCTTGGCCTGGCTGTTTCCTTGGCAAAAGGCGCTACACCTTTAGCTTTTTTGTTTGCCGGTCTTATCGCATTATTAACAGCGTATTCTTATGCTAAATTGTCTAAGAAATTTCCAGAGAATGGTGGCACCGTAAAATTTATTCATCAACAATTTGGGAATGGAATTTTTGCTGGTGGCCTAAATAATTTATTGTGGGTGAGTTATATTGTTATGCTTGCTTTATACGCGTCTGCCTTCGGGTCTTACGGTGCAGAACTCATAACTATTACCGGCGATAAAAATATCGACACTAGAATATTTCAAACGGCCATTATTGTTGTTGCTCTCTTAGTAAATTATCTTAGTGTAAAAGCAGTGGGCGAAATAGAATCGGTTTCTGTAATTATAAAATTACTCATTTTATTAGCTTTTATAGGAGTTGGTTTTTACGGGTTCTCTATAAACCCAAAGCATTTAGGACAGCTTGCTCCAACAGATTGGGAAAATCCATTTTTAATTCTAGCCGGAGGGATGGTGATTTTTGTGGCTTATGAAGGCTTTGAATTAATTGCGAACTCTATTTCCGATTTACGGGATCGTGAGAAGAATACCGAAAAAGCATATTTTGGTGCCGTAGGATTTGTAGTCGTACTTTATGTTTTAATTGCTATCATTACCGTGGGATCTTTATCGTTTACAGATATTGCTGGAGCCGAAGATTATGTGTTGGCTAAAGCTGCCGAACCTACATTAGGAAAAATAGGATTTAAAATTATTACAGTTACTGCACTAATCTCTACGTTTTCGGCTATTAACGCCACATTATTAGGAAGCGGTCGAGTAAACTACGATATTGCTGAAGACGATGAACTACCAGAATATTTTTGTCATAAATTTTGGGGCAAACCTTCGGGACTGTTAATCACCGCTATTTTTTCTATAACCCTAGTTAATCTATTTAATTTGCAAAGCATATCTACTGCTGGGAGCGCTGGTTTTTTGTTGATTTTTGGTATCGTAAATTATATTGGATATGAGAAATACCAGGAATTAAAGTCGAAAAGATGGATTCATCTATTGGCAAGCGTGTTGTGTATTCTTGCTTTTTTTACTTTATTAATTCAGCAATATTCAGAAAATACAACAGGTGTTCTGGCTGCGATGGGTATTATTATATTGTGTTTCCTTTTTGAATGGTTTTATAAAAGGCACGAAGCTAATACATAGTTGGTTTAATTCAATCTAATAGAAAAGGTTACATACTTAATCTGCTATCTACAATTTCCCAACAGGTTTGTTCTA encodes:
- a CDS encoding APC family permease; its protein translation is MDKKIGLREAISIGIGGMVGGGIFAVLGLAVSLAKGATPLAFLFAGLIALLTAYSYAKLSKKFPENGGTVKFIHQQFGNGIFAGGLNNLLWVSYIVMLALYASAFGSYGAELITITGDKNIDTRIFQTAIIVVALLVNYLSVKAVGEIESVSVIIKLLILLAFIGVGFYGFSINPKHLGQLAPTDWENPFLILAGGMVIFVAYEGFELIANSISDLRDREKNTEKAYFGAVGFVVVLYVLIAIITVGSLSFTDIAGAEDYVLAKAAEPTLGKIGFKIITVTALISTFSAINATLLGSGRVNYDIAEDDELPEYFCHKFWGKPSGLLITAIFSITLVNLFNLQSISTAGSAGFLLIFGIVNYIGYEKYQELKSKRWIHLLASVLCILAFFTLLIQQYSENTTGVLAAMGIIILCFLFEWFYKRHEANT